DNA from Hwangdonia lutea:
TTTACTTTTATGTGAAGCCGCTCGAATTATACCTTCTAAATTTGGTTGAAATTGAGGAGTTAACGGAATTTTTCGATTTTCGACATTATTAATTCTCGCCAAAACCTGATACATGCCGTACGTGGGTGGTAAGGTGATAATGTTATCTTGATTGGGCTCGCAAAAGGCTCTAAAAATCAGGTCTAAAACTTCATCACTGCCATTTCCTAAAAGTATGTTTTTTGTTGAAACACCTTTAATTTTAGATAAAATAGATTTTAGCTTTCCCTGCTTTGGGTCTGGATAACGATTAACGCCATTTTCAAACGGATTTTCATTAGCATCTAAAAATACCATAGCATCACTGTTTCCCTGAAATTCATCGCGTGCAGACGAATATGGCTTTAGCGCTTTTATGGTTGGTCGTACTAAGTTTTTAATATTCATTTCTTCAAATCTTTTAATCTTATCGACACCGCATTTTTATGGGCTTGCAAGCCTTCGGCTTCCGCCATTAATTCAATAGTTTTACCAAGGTTTAACAAACCTTCCTTTGATATTTTTTGAAAGGTCATACTTTTTAAAAAGCTATCTAAATTCACACCAGAATAGGCTTTACTAAACCTGTTTGTGGGTAAGGTGTGGTTTGTTCCCGAGGCGTAATCGCCAGCGCTTTCAGGGGTATAATTACCAATAAAAACAGAACCTGCATTCATAATACCATCAACATAAAATTGGTCGTTCTTGGCACTAATTATGAAATGTTCTGGTCCATATTCATTAATCAAATCCAGTGCTATTTCATCATTTTCAACATAAATCATTTTAGAATTAGCTATTGATTTTTCAGCAATCGCTTTGCGCGGAAGCACGTTTAACTGTTTTTCAACTTCGTTAGAAACCTCTTTAATCAACAGTTTTGAGGTCGACACCAAAATAACCTGACTATCTGTACCGTGTTCGGCTTGACTCAATAAATCGGATGCCATATACGATGCATTAGCTGTTTCATCGGCAAAAACCAACAATTCGCTTGGACCCGCAGGCATATCGATGGCCACACCGTATTTTGTAGCAAGCTGTTTTGCAACCGTTACAAACTGATTTCCTGGGCCGAAAATTTTATAAACTTGAGGTATGCTTTCTGTTCCAAAAGTTAAACCAGCAATAGCCTGAATGCCACCTACTTTAAAAATTTTTATAACGCCGCAAAGTTTGGCGGCATATAAAATTTCTGGTGCCAATTTGCCGTTTTTGTTGGGTGGCGAACACAATACAATCTCTTTGCAACCCGCAATTTGAGCAGGAACGCAAAGCATTAAAACGGTTGAAAACAAAGGAGCCGTACCGCCAGGGATATACACGCCTACTTTTTCGATAGGCCTTTTTTCCTGCCAACACAAAACCCCTTTTGTTGTTTCTATTTCAACTTTTGGTGTTTTTTGAGCCGCATGGAAAATCTCAATATTTTGTTTTGCTTTTTTTATGGCATTTTGAAGCTTTACGGGAACTTTATCTACTGCCTCATCAATTTCATTTTTACTTACTTTATTGGTTTCTAAATTAACACCATCAAACTTTTGAGTGTATTTATAAATAGCTTTATCTCCGTTTTTTTTAATCTCATCAAAAATTTGGATAACCGTATCTTCAATATCATTTACGGTTTGTGTGGGTCGTTTTAGAATTTCTGACCATTCGCTTTTATTTGGATTATTAATGACTTTCATTGATTAATTTTTTCTTCATTTCCGCGAAGGCGGAAATCTTTTTGTTTGAAATTTATGACCTTTATGAGATTTCCGCCTTCGCGGAAATGACAAAAATGCTTAAATGACCATTTTTTCAATTGGACAAACCAATATACCTTGAGCGCCATTGGCCTTTAGTGCTTCAATAACATCCCAAAATTCGTTTTTATTTATTACTGAGTGCACAGAACTCCAGCCCTCTTGAGCCAAGGGTAACACCGTGGGACTTTTCATTCCGGGTAGTAAACTAATGATATCGTCGATTTTCTCATTTGGAGCATTCAGCAAAATATATTTTGATTGCCTACCTTTTAAAACGGATTGTATTCTAAATTGAATCGTATTTAAAATAGCCTGTTTCTCTTCGCTTAAAAGTGGTGAAACAGCCAATACCGCTTCCGATTTTAAAATAACTTCCACCTCTTTTAAATTATTTTTAAAGAGCGTACTTCCACTTGAAACGATATCGACAATGGCATCTGCCAAACCTATATTTGGGGCAATTTCAACCGAACCATTAATAATGTGAAGCTTGGCATTAACGCCGTTTTCATTTAAAAAGTTCTGTACCGTATTTGGGTACGATGTTGCAATACGCTTGCCGTTTAATTCTTTAATGCTATTATAAGTCGACGATTTTGGCACGGCAATGCAAACGCGACAGGTTGAAAAGCCCAATTTTTCGGCTACTTTAATATCATTACCTTTTTCAATTAACACGTTTTCGCCAATAATGGCCGCATCTACTACGCCATCTTTAAGGTATTGTGGGATGTCGCCATTTCGCAAATAGAACACTTCTACCGGAAACCCTTTTGCCGATGCTTTTAATTGGTCTTTTCCGTTGTCGATGTAGATTCCAATGTCCTTTAAAAGTTTCATCGAGTCTTCGTTTAAACGCCCCGATTTTTGTACTGCAATCTTTAGTTTACTCATTTTATGTCTTTTTTATGAGTTTAAAACAACCAAGCTATTTAAAAATAAAAACCCGCTTGATTGTCTCAAACGGGTTTAAAAATATGTTGATTTTATTCAATACATCTTCAGTTCGCTTGAGAGCAAATGTGAAAATGATGAGGATGTAATTGAATAAATGTCATTTTTCCTTTTTGTTGTTATTGCAAATATCAATAAATATATTTTATAATTCCAAATATTAAAAACAATTTTTACAATAATTAAGTATTCTAAATTTTTATTTATAAATGATTATTTAATTTTTAAAATATCAATATAAAAACTGAATAATTTAATTTACAATTTATTGATTTCCTAAAATTATAGGCATACCACTGTCTCCAGAACCTATAACAATTACTTTGCTATTTGTAGATTCAGATAGTTTTATGGTTGCTTCAATACCCTTATCTTGAAGAATTTTATCGGTTAAAGAGGCACTTAAGATTTTATTGGCCTTTGCCTTTCCTTCCGCTTCAATAATTTGTTTTTGAGCTTCTTTTTCAGCAGTAACTAACCTAAACTCATACTCCAACGATTCTTGCTCCTGTTTTAATTTACGCTCAATGGCGTCCTTTATTGTTGGTGGTAAAGTTACATCGCGCACCAAAACTTCATTAAGTTGGATGTATTGATCTTCAACTATTTTTTTTGTTTCTTCAAAAATCTCTTGCTGGATGGCATCTCGTTTACTCGAGTACAATTGTTCTGGAGTATATCGTCCTACAACGCTTCTGGCTGCACTACGAATAGCCGGTAGCAAAACACGCTCTCTGTACATCTCACTTTTTTCTTGATGCAATCGACCTAAGTTTTTAAAATCAGGCTGAAACCAAACCGAAGCTTCCAATTTAATATCCAATCCGTTAGACGATAATACGTTCATTTTCTCGGTAACTTCTTGTTGTCTCACTTCGTAAACAAACACTTTGTTCCATGGGGCTACAATATGAAAACCTTCACCCAAAGCAGGTTTATCTACAACCACACCTTCTCCAAAGGTTTTAAAAAGCACACCGGCCTCACCAGAATCTATGGTAACAGCTGTTTTAGACAATAAAATAACGATAACTATCGCTATTATAACAAGGGGTAATGCAATTTTTGGTAATTTTTCCATTTCTATTTCTTTAAATTAATCCGTTATATTTTCTTAAAAACCACTCCAAGGCTAAGCTTAAAGCGATGATTATGAGTAGGTATTTCCAATCGACCAAAGGTATGATATTTTTATGGCTTTTTTGAATAGATGCGTAACGATTATTACTTAATAAATTGTTAATTAAATTGTTTGAATCATCAACAAAATAGCTTGCTCCTCCACTATTCATGGCTAACTGATTTAGCTTAACCACATTGGCGTTTAAAAATTGCTGCTCGATGTTGTATTCCAAAATTTGAAAAGAACCTGATTTTGAAATATTCTCATTGGTAGCTTTAACCGTAAAGTTGTATTCTGACGGAGGCAAACTGCTTAAATCGACTTGATATGCATTGTTTTTTAAAATGAGTGGAAAGGTTTTTTCTTCATCTGAATTTCTGTCTTTTACAATGATATTAAGTGTTTCACGCGTATCGAACGCATAATTTTTATCGAAAAATTGTGCTTTGATGATCACGTTTGTATTGCCGTTATAAAACGATTCGTATTCAACATTCAATCGGTTTCTGCGCTTGTTTGAGGCTAAATACTGCACGAGTTTCCCTATAAAATTGTCAAAGGCATTAAACGACTTCGTGTTTATAAAACTTTGTGCGCGCCATTGCCAAATGTTTTCTCCAAACAAAATGGCTTCTCGCCTATTGTTTGCTTCAAAAGACACGAGTAAAGGTTGATTTGTTGAAACGTTACCCAACTTTTTATTTAAAATAGTTTCAAAAGGAATTGAAAACTCAACCGCTCCAAAATTGGATTTTAACGGCGGAAACGACTCAAAATCTATATCATCTACAATAAAAGGTGAATAATTCAGATTTAATTCCGCTTGATAATCTTCGGTTTGGTTTGTTATTTCGAGATTGAAATTTTCATTCGTTCTATTCACAAAATTTAAGTCGGTTTTAGTACCAACAATTATAAACCTGTTCTTGTTTTCTTTATCAATGGCATCAAACAAATCCTTAAAGTTATTATTTGGTTGATTGATTATAATTAATTGAAAATCATCTATTTGACTAATTATTTCGTTTGAATTCAAAAACACCACGGAGCGATGCTCGTTACTTTCAATGCTTTTTTTAAGCGCTCCTAAATCTGGGTGTGGAAAATTGCTAACAATGGCAATTTTTGTTTTTTGATCAATAACTTCAACGGCAAAATTCTTTGAGTTGTTAATAATGTTTTTCTCGTTTTCAATGGGAATTATGGTTGCCTTAAAACTACGAACTCCAACCCTATTTGCTGGTAAGGTAAAATTGATGGTTTTCGAATTGTTGTTTTTAGTAAAATTAATAGTTTGGGAATAAACGGTTGTATTTCCTTGGGTTACAACAAAACGAGAGTTAACAGGGTTATTTCCATTATAGGAGATTATCGTCTCAATTGGGAAACGGTTTTTTAAATAGGCGTATTTATTAACATTGAGTTGTTGGATTTTTAAATCGGTGTGCGTAACCGTGTCACCCAAAATAATAGGGTAAATTGGGCTTTTAAATTTTGAAGTTATGAATTCGTAATCATTCCCATAGGTTTGATTGCCATCGGAAATAAGAATAGTAGCCGTATTCGTGTCTTTGTATACTTCGGATAACTGACTAAACGCATCGGATATATTGGTTTGTTTTTCTGAAAATCCAATGGAATCAAACGAGTTTAATTGCTCTCCAAAGGTGTATTTTGAGATATTGAATTTAGTGCTTAACTCTTTGTTTTGTGATAATCTATCAAATACATTTAAAGCATTCTCGTCTTGTTTTAAATGTTTTATGGAACTGGAATTATCAACAGCTATTACAAGGTTCGGTTTTTCTGTGGTTAATGTAAGTTGTTCAAACTTTGGGTTGATGAGTAATAAAAAAACCGAAAACAGCGTAACAAACCTTAAAAAGGAAAAAATCAGGTTTAATTTAGAAACTTTCTGCCTACCTTTTATATACTGAAAAAGCGCTAATAAAAGCGCTAAAATTCCAGCTATAATTATGTATAGTATAGTTTCTGTTTGCATTAAAGCCCAACGCTTTTTTTTAATAGATTAAGTTAACATGCCGCCATCAACATTAAGGGTTTGTCCTGTAACGTAAGCGCTCATGTCGCTAGCTAAAAACACACAAACATTGGCAATATCTTCTGGTGTTCCACCGCGTTTTAAAGGAATTGCTGCACGCCATCCTTTTACAACTTCTTCATCTAATTTGGCAGTCATTTCGGTTTCAATAAACCCGGGAGCAACCACGTTGCTTCGAATATTTCTGGAGCCCAATTCCAAGGCTACGGATTTTGAAAACCCAATAATGCCCGCTTTTGAAGCTGCGTAATTGGTTTGACCTGCATTTCCTTTTACACCTACCACCGAACTCATATTAATAATAGAGCCTTTGCGCTGTTTTAGCATGGTGCGTTGAACGGCTTTGGTCATGTTGAAAACCGATTTTAAATTAACTTCGATGACTTTATCGAAATCCTCTTCGGTAATCCGCATCAACAAGTTGTCTTTAGTAATACCGGCATTGTTTACTAAAATATCAATGCTACCAAACTCTGCAACAACATCAGCCGCTAATTTTTGAGCTTCATCAAAACTTGCTGCATTACTTTTATAGCCTTTGGCTTTTACGCCCGAAGCGTTTATTTCGTTTTCTAATTCGTTTGCTGCTTCAACCGAAGAACTGTATGTAAATGCAACATTGGCGCCTTGTTGTGCAAATACTTGTGCGATTCCTTTTCCAATTCCACGACTAGCACCAGTAATAATGGCTGTTTTACCTTCTAATAGTTTCATTTATAATTCGTTTTTTAGTTTTAATTTATACGTACTCAAATATAATGAATACCTATACATGTTACAACAAACCTAGTCATTTTTATACTAGCTTGGTTTAAACAAAAAAATAATTTAAAACCACATAGCATGCGACTT
Protein-coding regions in this window:
- a CDS encoding VWA domain-containing protein → MQTETILYIIIAGILALLLALFQYIKGRQKVSKLNLIFSFLRFVTLFSVFLLLINPKFEQLTLTTEKPNLVIAVDNSSSIKHLKQDENALNVFDRLSQNKELSTKFNISKYTFGEQLNSFDSIGFSEKQTNISDAFSQLSEVYKDTNTATILISDGNQTYGNDYEFITSKFKSPIYPIILGDTVTHTDLKIQQLNVNKYAYLKNRFPIETIISYNGNNPVNSRFVVTQGNTTVYSQTINFTKNNNSKTINFTLPANRVGVRSFKATIIPIENEKNIINNSKNFAVEVIDQKTKIAIVSNFPHPDLGALKKSIESNEHRSVVFLNSNEIISQIDDFQLIIINQPNNNFKDLFDAIDKENKNRFIIVGTKTDLNFVNRTNENFNLEITNQTEDYQAELNLNYSPFIVDDIDFESFPPLKSNFGAVEFSIPFETILNKKLGNVSTNQPLLVSFEANNRREAILFGENIWQWRAQSFINTKSFNAFDNFIGKLVQYLASNKRRNRLNVEYESFYNGNTNVIIKAQFFDKNYAFDTRETLNIIVKDRNSDEEKTFPLILKNNAYQVDLSSLPPSEYNFTVKATNENISKSGSFQILEYNIEQQFLNANVVKLNQLAMNSGGASYFVDDSNNLINNLLSNNRYASIQKSHKNIIPLVDWKYLLIIIALSLALEWFLRKYNGLI
- a CDS encoding prohibitin family protein, which gives rise to MEKLPKIALPLVIIAIVIVILLSKTAVTIDSGEAGVLFKTFGEGVVVDKPALGEGFHIVAPWNKVFVYEVRQQEVTEKMNVLSSNGLDIKLEASVWFQPDFKNLGRLHQEKSEMYRERVLLPAIRSAARSVVGRYTPEQLYSSKRDAIQQEIFEETKKIVEDQYIQLNEVLVRDVTLPPTIKDAIERKLKQEQESLEYEFRLVTAEKEAQKQIIEAEGKAKANKILSASLTDKILQDKGIEATIKLSESTNSKVIVIGSGDSGMPIILGNQ
- the fabG gene encoding 3-oxoacyl-[acyl-carrier-protein] reductase — encoded protein: MKLLEGKTAIITGASRGIGKGIAQVFAQQGANVAFTYSSSVEAANELENEINASGVKAKGYKSNAASFDEAQKLAADVVAEFGSIDILVNNAGITKDNLLMRITEEDFDKVIEVNLKSVFNMTKAVQRTMLKQRKGSIINMSSVVGVKGNAGQTNYAASKAGIIGFSKSVALELGSRNIRSNVVAPGFIETEMTAKLDEEVVKGWRAAIPLKRGGTPEDIANVCVFLASDMSAYVTGQTLNVDGGMLT
- the hisD gene encoding histidinol dehydrogenase, whose amino-acid sequence is MKVINNPNKSEWSEILKRPTQTVNDIEDTVIQIFDEIKKNGDKAIYKYTQKFDGVNLETNKVSKNEIDEAVDKVPVKLQNAIKKAKQNIEIFHAAQKTPKVEIETTKGVLCWQEKRPIEKVGVYIPGGTAPLFSTVLMLCVPAQIAGCKEIVLCSPPNKNGKLAPEILYAAKLCGVIKIFKVGGIQAIAGLTFGTESIPQVYKIFGPGNQFVTVAKQLATKYGVAIDMPAGPSELLVFADETANASYMASDLLSQAEHGTDSQVILVSTSKLLIKEVSNEVEKQLNVLPRKAIAEKSIANSKMIYVENDEIALDLINEYGPEHFIISAKNDQFYVDGIMNAGSVFIGNYTPESAGDYASGTNHTLPTNRFSKAYSGVNLDSFLKSMTFQKISKEGLLNLGKTIELMAEAEGLQAHKNAVSIRLKDLKK
- the hisG gene encoding ATP phosphoribosyltransferase, translating into MSKLKIAVQKSGRLNEDSMKLLKDIGIYIDNGKDQLKASAKGFPVEVFYLRNGDIPQYLKDGVVDAAIIGENVLIEKGNDIKVAEKLGFSTCRVCIAVPKSSTYNSIKELNGKRIATSYPNTVQNFLNENGVNAKLHIINGSVEIAPNIGLADAIVDIVSSGSTLFKNNLKEVEVILKSEAVLAVSPLLSEEKQAILNTIQFRIQSVLKGRQSKYILLNAPNEKIDDIISLLPGMKSPTVLPLAQEGWSSVHSVINKNEFWDVIEALKANGAQGILVCPIEKMVI